A genomic segment from Candidatus Methylomirabilis lanthanidiphila encodes:
- a CDS encoding alcohol dehydrogenase, with amino-acid sequence MNRCGPTVLAKTAPAPERHSDGMKAIQLLEYGIVECVEMPVPTIGPGELLLAMRACGLCGSDLAKVFSKTPLEPPVPLGHELVGVVKAVGEGVRRFAPGDRLAVAHHVPCGRCRYCRHGNDSMCPQFKATNIDPGGFAEFVRIPALQTAQAAFMLPERATDDVGIFMEPLACALRAVKRSDVQAGDQIVVVGAGSMGLLVAQAVAASGARPICVDIRQERLELARTLGIEAIVNVAESDPHLALRSVTEDDGIDGAILTAVSASMVQAVLGILRAGGTINLFADAGDVGRMPIDLSLFYRRELSLTATYSATPVELEEALQLLTSGQIRTAPLISHRLDLSRFAEGARMQREGQATKVLFYAKGAGTT; translated from the coding sequence ATGAATCGCTGCGGGCCAACTGTCCTTGCCAAGACTGCGCCGGCGCCGGAGCGGCACAGTGACGGCATGAAAGCGATCCAACTACTGGAATACGGGATCGTCGAGTGCGTCGAAATGCCGGTCCCAACCATTGGGCCGGGAGAGCTGCTGCTGGCGATGCGGGCCTGCGGCCTGTGCGGGTCCGACCTGGCGAAGGTCTTCAGCAAGACGCCGCTGGAGCCGCCCGTCCCGCTGGGCCACGAGTTGGTGGGGGTGGTCAAGGCGGTTGGCGAGGGGGTGCGGCGGTTTGCCCCCGGTGATCGTCTGGCCGTTGCGCACCACGTCCCCTGCGGCCGGTGCCGTTACTGTCGCCACGGCAACGACTCGATGTGCCCTCAATTTAAAGCGACCAACATCGATCCGGGCGGCTTTGCGGAGTTCGTCCGGATTCCAGCCTTGCAGACGGCGCAGGCGGCCTTTATGCTTCCTGAAAGGGCGACTGACGACGTCGGCATCTTTATGGAGCCGTTAGCCTGCGCCTTGCGGGCGGTTAAGCGGTCCGATGTCCAGGCCGGCGATCAGATTGTGGTGGTCGGCGCCGGGTCCATGGGGTTGCTGGTTGCGCAGGCTGTTGCGGCATCCGGCGCAAGGCCGATCTGCGTAGATATTCGTCAGGAGCGCCTTGAGTTGGCTCGAACGCTCGGCATCGAGGCGATCGTGAATGTGGCCGAATCGGATCCGCATCTGGCGCTTCGCTCGGTGACGGAAGACGACGGGATCGACGGGGCGATCCTCACCGCAGTCAGCGCGTCGATGGTACAGGCGGTGCTCGGCATCCTGCGCGCCGGTGGGACGATCAACCTGTTTGCCGATGCGGGTGATGTCGGACGGATGCCGATCGATCTGAGTCTCTTCTATCGACGGGAACTGTCGCTGACGGCAACCTATTCGGCTACGCCGGTGGAGCTGGAAGAGGCGCTTCAACTCCTGACGTCCGGACAGATCCGGACTGCCCCCCTGATCAGCCACCGCTTGGACCTGAGCCGATTCGCTGAAGGTGCGCGTATGCAGCGAGAAGGGCAGGCCACGAAGGTCCTGTTTTACGCGAAGGGAGCAGGGACGACATGA